From the genome of Plasmodium malariae genome assembly, chromosome: 9, one region includes:
- the CK2beta1 gene encoding casein kinase II beta chain, putative, translating into MNSDPNKDVQDSKSDKCTSWVKWFNSKASSNFLVEVDNEYITDSFNLYGLKPEIPNFNHLLSIVAGNAPEEDDSKNPLAKDAVCLYSLIHARFITTPKGLSLMKDKYIKGDFGSCPRVSCSQHNVLPIGLFDQIKIAKVHIYCPLCQEIYKIHEEDKVYLDGSFFGTSFPHILLQTYPYYVTLKTPSYCTSKIFGFSVYHNFTRTEYKIVKGEFGRLSRENFLKKNPKYLKKLKKEELQIKDTEKS; encoded by the coding sequence atgaacagtGATCCAAACAAAGATGTGCAAGATTCTAAATCTGATAAATGCACATCATGGGTAAAATGGTTTAATAGTAAAGCATCGAGTAATTTTTTGGTTGAAGTggataatgaatatataacagattcatttaatttatatggtTTAAAACCAGAAATTCCAAATTTTAATCATTTATTATCAATTGTTGCAGGGAATGCACCTGAAGAAGATGATTCTAAAAATCCTCTAGCAAAAGATGCAGTTTGTTTATATTCCTTAATACATGCTAGATTTATTACAACACCAAAAGGTTTATCATTAATGaaggataaatatattaaaggtGATTTTGGAAGTTGCCCTAGAGTTAGTTGTTCACAACATAATGTGCTTCCAATTGGATTATTTGATCAAATTAAAATTGCAaaggtacatatatattgtcCATTATGTCaagaaatttataaaatacatgAAGAAGATAAAGTATATTTAGATGGTTCCTTTTTTGGAACGTCTTTCCCTCATATACTTTTACAAACTTATCCGTATTATGTTACACTAAAAACGCCCTCTTATTGCACATCCAAAATATTTGGATTTAGTgtttatcataattttacTAGAACTGAATACAAAATTGTTAAGGGAGAATTTGGAAGATTGTCTAGAGAAAATTTCCTTAAAAAGAAtccaaaatatttaaaaaaactgAAGAAGGAAGAACTGCAAATTAAAGATACCGAAAAATCTTAA